In the genome of Mycobacterium kansasii ATCC 12478, one region contains:
- the guaB gene encoding IMP dehydrogenase, with the protein MSRGMSRLEESSDLVGSPYVRDAHVGGLTGDSVPTGGDDPHKVAMLGLTFDDVLLLPAASDVVPATADTSSQLTTKIRLKVPLVSSAMDTVTESRMAIAMARAGGMGVLHRNLPVAEQAGQVEMVKRSEAGMVTDPVTCRPDNTLAQVDALCARFRISGLPVVDDDGALVGIITNRDMRFEVDQGKQVAEVMTKAPLITAQEGVSASAALGLLRRHKIEKLPVVDGRGRLTGLITVKDFVKTEQHPLATKDSDGRLLVGAAVGVGGDAWVRAMMLVDAGVDVLVVDTAHAHNRLVLDMVRKLKAEVGDRVDVVGGNVATRSAAAALVDAGADAVKVGVGPGSICTTRVVAGVGAPQITAILEAVAVCRPAGVPVIADGGLQYSGDIAKALAAGASTTMLGSLLAGTAEAPGELIFVNGKQYKSYRGMGSLGAMQGRGGGKSYSKDRYFADDALSEDKLVPEGIEGRVPFRGPLNSVIHQLTGGLRAAMGYTGSPTIEVLQQAQFVRITAAGLKESHPHDVAMTVEAPNYYAR; encoded by the coding sequence ATGTCCCGTGGCATGTCTCGCCTGGAAGAAAGCTCCGACCTGGTCGGCAGCCCGTATGTGCGCGATGCGCACGTCGGGGGCCTGACCGGTGACTCGGTGCCCACCGGCGGCGACGACCCGCACAAGGTGGCCATGCTGGGGCTGACGTTCGACGACGTGCTGTTGCTGCCCGCGGCCTCGGATGTGGTGCCCGCGACGGCCGACACTTCCAGCCAGCTCACCACGAAGATCAGGCTCAAGGTACCGCTGGTCAGCTCGGCGATGGACACCGTCACCGAATCTCGCATGGCGATCGCGATGGCCCGGGCCGGCGGTATGGGCGTGCTGCACCGCAATCTTCCGGTCGCCGAACAGGCCGGCCAAGTCGAAATGGTCAAGCGCTCCGAGGCCGGCATGGTCACCGATCCCGTCACCTGCCGACCGGACAACACCTTGGCCCAGGTCGATGCGCTGTGCGCCCGGTTCCGGATCTCCGGGTTGCCGGTGGTCGACGACGACGGTGCGCTGGTCGGCATCATCACCAATCGGGACATGCGCTTTGAGGTCGATCAGGGCAAGCAGGTCGCCGAGGTGATGACCAAAGCCCCGCTGATCACCGCCCAGGAGGGGGTCAGTGCGTCGGCTGCGCTGGGCCTGTTGCGCCGGCACAAGATAGAGAAGCTGCCCGTCGTGGACGGGCGGGGCCGGCTGACCGGCCTGATCACCGTGAAGGATTTCGTCAAGACCGAGCAGCATCCGCTGGCCACCAAGGACAGCGACGGCCGGCTGCTGGTCGGTGCCGCCGTCGGGGTCGGCGGCGATGCGTGGGTGCGCGCCATGATGCTGGTGGACGCCGGGGTCGACGTGCTGGTCGTCGACACTGCGCACGCCCACAACCGGCTGGTGCTCGATATGGTCCGCAAGCTCAAGGCCGAAGTGGGCGACCGGGTCGATGTGGTCGGCGGCAACGTCGCCACCAGGTCGGCGGCCGCAGCCCTGGTCGACGCCGGCGCCGACGCGGTGAAGGTGGGCGTGGGCCCGGGCTCGATCTGCACGACCCGGGTGGTGGCCGGTGTCGGCGCACCCCAGATCACCGCGATCCTGGAAGCCGTCGCGGTGTGCCGGCCGGCGGGTGTGCCGGTGATCGCCGACGGGGGACTGCAGTATTCCGGCGATATCGCCAAGGCGCTGGCCGCGGGCGCGTCGACGACCATGCTCGGTTCGCTGCTGGCCGGCACCGCCGAGGCGCCCGGCGAGCTGATCTTCGTCAACGGCAAGCAGTACAAGAGCTACCGCGGCATGGGATCGCTGGGAGCCATGCAAGGCCGGGGCGGGGGCAAGTCGTACTCCAAGGACCGCTACTTCGCCGACGACGCGCTCTCCGAGGACAAGTTGGTGCCCGAGGGGATCGAGGGCCGGGTGCCGTTCCGCGGCCCGCTGAATTCGGTGATCCACCAGCTGACCGGCGGCCTGCGCGCGGCGATGGGCTACACCGGCTCGCCCACCATCGAAGTGCTGCAGCAGGCGCAGTTCGTCCGGATCACGGCGGCCGGTCTCAAAGAGAGCCACCCGCACGACGTCGCCATGACCGTCGAAGCGCCCAACTACTACGCTCGCTGA
- a CDS encoding DUF5319 domain-containing protein — MRDHLPPGLPPDPFADDPCDPSAALEAVEPGQPLDQQERLAVEADLADLAVYEALLAHKGIRGLVVCCDECQQDHYHDWDMLRANLLQLLIDGTVRPHEPAYDPEPDAYVTWDYCRGYADASLNEATSDADGFHRRH; from the coding sequence GTGCGCGACCACCTGCCGCCGGGTTTGCCGCCCGATCCGTTTGCCGACGACCCCTGTGACCCGTCGGCGGCGCTGGAGGCCGTCGAGCCCGGTCAGCCCCTCGATCAGCAGGAGCGGCTGGCGGTAGAGGCTGACCTGGCCGACCTCGCCGTCTACGAAGCTCTATTAGCGCACAAGGGGATTCGCGGCCTGGTGGTCTGCTGCGACGAGTGCCAGCAGGACCACTACCACGACTGGGACATGCTGCGGGCCAACCTGCTGCAGCTGCTGATCGACGGCACCGTCCGCCCGCACGAGCCGGCCTACGATCCCGAGCCGGACGCCTACGTCACGTGGGATTACTGCCGCGGATACGCCGATGCCTCGCTCAACGAAGCGACGTCAGACGCGGACGGGTTCCACCGCCGTCACTAG